Proteins from one Xenopus tropicalis strain Nigerian chromosome 1, UCB_Xtro_10.0, whole genome shotgun sequence genomic window:
- the ptger4 gene encoding prostaglandin E2 receptor EP4 subtype has product MSYEQNFSVPNATSIQNLVAPRGSTPPIIPAVMFLLGVVGNLIAIIVLCKSRKEQKETTFYTLVCGLALTDLLGTCLISPVTIATYIQGEWPGGHALCEYGSFILLFFGLAGLSIICAMSIERYLAINHAYFYNHYVDKKLAGLTLFAIYVSNVLFCALPSMGLGKTTFQYPKTWCFIDWRTNVSTYAAYSYMYAGFSSFLILATVLCNVLVCVALIRMHRQFVRRTSLGTDNRLSDFRRRRSFRRMAGAEIQMVIVLIGTSVVVVICSTPLVVRIFINQLYQPAVVEDISKNPDLQAIRMASVNPILDPWIYILLRKTVLSKLIEKIKCLFCRIGARRRPHSAGSFNCTEGRRASSALSSHSPSFISRELREVSSTSQTLLYPLELSDGSLKGSAVLPGTTIAINLPGSTDRTLRGSDQSVSSQGPESEQVSLVNETKPTRVTQNGSLSKGNPLRVTFPNETLHLSGKSI; this is encoded by the exons ATGTCCTATGAGCAGAACTTCAGTGTCCCCAATGCCACCAGTATCCAAAACCTTGTGGCTCCGAGGGGCAGCACTCCCCCCATCATCCCAGCTGTCATGTTCCTATTAGGGGTGGTGGGGAACCTCATTGCCATCATTGTCCTGTGCAAGTCCAGGAAGGAACAGAAGGAGACCACCTTCTACACCCTGGTGTGTGGTTTGGCTCTCACCGACCTGCTGGGGACCTGCCTGATAAGCCCAGTGACTATAGCCACCTACATACAGGGGGAATGGCCGGGGGGACATGCCCTGTGTGAGTACGGCTCTTTCATCCTTCTGTTCTTTGGGCTGGCTGGTCTGAGCATCATCTGCGCCATGTCCATCGAGAGGTACCTGGCCATTAACCATGCCTATTTCTACAACCACTATGTGGATAAGAAGTTGGCAGGGCTCACACTCTTTGCGATCTACGTCTCCAATGTGCTGTTTTGCGCCCTGCCCAGCATGGGACTGGGGAAGACCACCTTTCAGTACCCCAAGACGTGGTGTTTCATTGACTGGAGAACCAACGTTTCGACCTACGCGGCTTACTCTTACATGTACGCGGGTTTCAGCTCGTTCCTCATCCTGGCCACGGTGCTGTGCAATGTGCTGGTTTGCGTGGCGCTAATCCGTATGCACAGGCAGTTTGTGCGCCGCACTTCCCTGGGGACGGACAATAGGCTGTCGGACTTCAGGAGGCGCAGAAGCTTCAGGAGGATGGCCGGGGCCGAGATCCAGATGGTCATTGTGCTCATCGGAACATCAGTGGTGGTGGTGATCTGCTCTACCCCCCTAGTG GTTCGTATTTTCATTAATCAGCTCTACCAGCCGGCGGTGGTTGAGGATATCTCAAAGAATCCAGATCTGCAGGCCATCCGAATGGCATCGGTTAATCCCATTCTGGATCCTTGGATTTACATCCTCCTCAGGAAGACTGTCTTGAGCAAACTGATAGAGAAAATCAAGTGTTTATTCTGTCGGATTGGTGCGCGCAGGAGGCCACACTCCGCAGGAAGTTTCAACTGCACAGAAGGAAGAAGGGCCTCCTCCGCTCTCTCCAGTCATTCTCCTTCATTCATTTCTCGGGAGCTTAGAGAAGTCAGTTCGACTTCTCAGACTTTACTCTATCCCCTAGAACTGAGTGATGGTAGTTTGAAAGGGAGCGCTGTGTTGCCAGGAACCACAATAGCCATTAACCTGCCTGGATCAACAGATAGGACGTTGCGGGGTTCTGATCAGTCCGTTTCTTCTCAGGGTCCAGAGTCAGAGCAAGTGTCACTTGTGAATGAGACAAAACCCACACGAGTAACTCAAAATGGTTCTTTGTCAAAGGGAAACCCACTCCGAGTCACATTTCCTAACGAAACATTACATTTATCAGGAAAATCCATATAA